In the genome of Streptacidiphilus rugosus AM-16, one region contains:
- a CDS encoding helix-turn-helix domain-containing protein codes for MQLTEPGPFLGELIRTHRRRRGVTQRQLADLSTVSIRTIRELERGRAHRPRSETLRLISDALRLSGRERVALAEGAVEPGVHAAALPPGRPPYDEGPALAGSPGAAVVTGAAPGPVDLQVGRGAETDLLVELLRDGADRLAVITGVPGVGKTRLALEVAARLHREEGFAVSWLSHADRDARERIRSGDLGPDLFGRSQASADAPRLVVLDAMDATGTQVPGHGGALAGSGPLGTVAPDERAQDVRELLTRHRSARVLCTARTGFAPAGARRLPLWPLAVPGAAHESGPVESLARVPAVHFLTRHIRELRPDFRLDADNARVVAELCRALDGIPAALAEASALFLFFEPEEMSAQLRTTCRALAGERLTDLDHYLAEQQRGLTAEESGLLTLLTEREWAWTVREAAELAGLTLPASSALVQKLLLKGLVRPAEAGARTTFLALRMLEGPVALAATDRGPLHSGVA; via the coding sequence ATGCAGCTCACCGAGCCGGGGCCGTTCCTCGGCGAGCTGATCCGGACCCATCGCCGACGCCGTGGCGTGACCCAGCGGCAGCTGGCCGACCTGTCCACCGTCAGCATCCGGACCATCCGCGAACTCGAGCGGGGCCGGGCGCACCGGCCCCGCTCCGAGACCCTTCGGTTGATCAGCGACGCACTGCGGTTGTCCGGCCGGGAGCGTGTCGCGTTGGCGGAGGGGGCGGTGGAGCCCGGCGTCCACGCCGCGGCCCTCCCGCCGGGTCGGCCGCCGTACGACGAAGGCCCGGCCCTTGCCGGTTCGCCCGGTGCGGCGGTTGTGACCGGAGCCGCGCCGGGCCCGGTGGATCTGCAGGTCGGGCGCGGCGCCGAGACCGACCTGCTGGTGGAGTTGCTGCGCGACGGCGCGGACCGGCTGGCCGTGATCACCGGGGTTCCCGGGGTCGGCAAGACCCGGCTGGCACTGGAGGTGGCGGCCCGCCTGCACCGGGAGGAGGGGTTCGCGGTCTCCTGGCTCTCGCACGCGGATCGCGACGCGCGCGAGCGGATCCGCAGTGGCGACCTGGGGCCCGACCTCTTCGGCCGGAGCCAGGCGTCCGCGGACGCCCCCCGGCTGGTGGTGCTGGACGCCATGGACGCCACCGGGACCCAGGTCCCGGGGCACGGTGGCGCCCTGGCCGGGAGCGGGCCGCTCGGCACCGTGGCGCCGGACGAGCGGGCTCAGGACGTGCGGGAGCTGCTGACCCGGCATCGGTCCGCACGGGTGCTCTGCACCGCGCGGACCGGGTTCGCCCCGGCCGGTGCCCGCCGCCTGCCCTTGTGGCCGCTCGCCGTGCCGGGCGCCGCCCACGAGTCCGGTCCGGTCGAATCGCTCGCGCGGGTGCCCGCCGTCCACTTCCTCACCCGCCACATCCGGGAACTCCGGCCTGACTTCCGCCTGGACGCGGACAACGCCCGCGTCGTCGCCGAACTGTGCCGCGCGCTGGACGGGATCCCGGCGGCCCTGGCGGAGGCGTCGGCGCTCTTCCTGTTCTTCGAACCGGAGGAGATGTCCGCCCAACTGCGCACCACCTGCCGCGCGCTGGCGGGCGAACGGCTGACGGACCTGGACCACTACCTCGCCGAACAGCAGCGCGGACTGACGGCCGAGGAGAGCGGGCTGCTGACCCTGCTGACCGAGCGCGAGTGGGCCTGGACGGTGCGGGAGGCCGCCGAGCTCGCCGGCCTGACCCTGCCCGCGTCCTCGGCGCTGGTCCAGAAGCTGCTGCTCAAGGGCCTGGTGCGGCCGGCCGAGGCGGGCGCGCGGACGACCTTCCTTGCCCTGCGCATGCTGGAGGGTCCCGTGGCGCTCGCCGCGACCGATCGCGGCCCCCTGCACAGCGGTGTGGCCTGA
- a CDS encoding phospholipase D-like domain-containing protein translates to MSEQPDFPVPFALDPELRDAYRRIAMGTGNSDSVPPDVLEQLLSLGLVTRGPEEGALRAADPAAAARRRTTRWRAQAATLEWQASALEEQFAPLAAQYQALARQPSAQGELELLEGHEAINGFIRATAAGAKRELITAQPGGGRGEVGLDAALQAALASLARGVAMRTLYQSTARFSETTRRYVGVVTEAGAQVRTSDDSFERLLVFDQEIALIPADKRRSSALVIRRPEICRYLMESFDYRWDLAVDFVAGNPRLTAAEVVPRVREQIKDLLLAGHTGETIARRVGLRPRAYQDHVTALKHSYNASTLVQLGYGIAMERQRAEQARTAPAREAGGRLSPAEGELPRRRGHAAAAPRPRQRRTGPCRAGTPPCPCR, encoded by the coding sequence ATGTCCGAACAGCCAGACTTTCCGGTTCCTTTCGCCCTCGACCCCGAACTCAGGGACGCCTATCGGCGGATCGCCATGGGGACGGGTAATTCGGACTCAGTTCCTCCGGATGTACTGGAGCAACTCCTCTCCTTGGGCCTGGTGACCCGCGGACCCGAAGAGGGTGCGCTTCGCGCGGCCGATCCGGCCGCGGCCGCACGCCGGCGCACCACCCGGTGGCGGGCCCAGGCGGCGACCCTGGAATGGCAGGCGAGCGCACTGGAGGAGCAGTTCGCCCCGCTGGCCGCGCAGTACCAGGCCCTGGCCCGACAACCCTCCGCCCAGGGGGAGTTGGAACTGCTGGAGGGGCACGAGGCGATCAACGGGTTCATCCGCGCCACGGCCGCCGGCGCCAAGCGGGAGCTGATCACCGCGCAGCCGGGCGGCGGACGCGGCGAAGTGGGCCTCGACGCGGCGCTCCAGGCCGCGCTCGCGTCGCTGGCCAGGGGAGTCGCCATGCGGACGCTCTACCAGAGCACCGCGCGGTTCAGCGAGACCACACGACGATATGTCGGCGTGGTCACCGAAGCCGGGGCCCAGGTGCGGACTTCCGACGACTCATTCGAAAGGCTGCTGGTCTTCGACCAGGAGATCGCGCTGATCCCGGCGGACAAGCGGCGCTCTTCGGCCCTGGTTATCCGGAGGCCGGAAATATGCCGCTATCTCATGGAGTCGTTCGACTACCGATGGGACCTCGCCGTCGATTTCGTCGCCGGCAATCCGCGGCTCACCGCGGCGGAAGTGGTCCCGAGGGTCCGCGAACAGATCAAGGACCTGCTCCTGGCCGGACACACCGGAGAGACGATCGCACGACGCGTCGGCCTGCGGCCGCGCGCCTACCAGGACCACGTCACCGCGCTGAAGCACAGCTACAACGCCTCGACGCTGGTGCAGCTGGGCTACGGCATCGCCATGGAACGCCAGCGCGCCGAGCAGGCGCGCACGGCGCCCGCCCGGGAGGCCGGCGGCCGGCTCAGCCCTGCGGAAGGGGAGTTACCGAGGCGTCGAGGGCACGCAGCAGCAGCTCCGCGGCCACGGCAGCGGAGAACGGGTCCTTGTCGGGCAGGAACTCCACCATGTCCATGCCGATGA
- a CDS encoding arginase family protein has translation MSATETYEAATGPSGASSSAARGPGPGLFGSARREVVDALGDPGTRVVVLGVPYDVGSTGRPGSRFGPHYLRTASQGLFRAAGLPGAPGMYDPVRDRQVLAGVGIADLGDLSADVHTRNGDTLTALEQLTAAATRTGKVPVVLGGDHSVTLPAVRGVMAGGERVGIIHFDAHLDYGRPRRDDWRGECHHGNFMDWLVGDDRVERVVQIGVRQLIAKAPSPSEKITRWPGTTAAGALAEVLAGLPEDLAYYVTIDVDFLDPKDMPSTGTPLPGGLTLAQSVPLLEGLCSQRRIIGMDMVEFLPDKDPFSAAVAAELLLRALDASVTPLPQG, from the coding sequence ATGTCGGCCACGGAGACGTACGAGGCGGCGACCGGCCCGTCGGGGGCTTCCTCGTCCGCGGCGCGGGGGCCCGGCCCCGGTCTGTTCGGCAGCGCCCGGCGTGAGGTCGTGGACGCCCTCGGCGACCCGGGGACGCGGGTCGTGGTGCTGGGGGTGCCCTACGACGTCGGGTCCACCGGACGGCCGGGCTCCCGGTTCGGGCCGCACTACCTGCGCACCGCCAGCCAGGGCCTGTTCCGGGCCGCGGGACTGCCCGGGGCGCCCGGCATGTACGACCCGGTGCGGGACCGTCAGGTCCTGGCCGGGGTCGGGATCGCGGACCTCGGCGACCTCTCGGCGGACGTGCACACGCGCAACGGCGACACGCTGACCGCGCTGGAACAGCTCACCGCCGCCGCCACCCGGACGGGCAAGGTGCCGGTGGTCCTGGGCGGGGACCACTCGGTCACGCTGCCGGCCGTGCGCGGGGTCATGGCGGGCGGCGAGCGGGTCGGCATCATCCACTTCGACGCCCACCTGGACTACGGCCGCCCACGACGGGACGACTGGCGCGGCGAGTGCCACCACGGCAACTTCATGGACTGGCTGGTAGGCGACGACCGGGTGGAGCGGGTCGTGCAGATCGGGGTCCGTCAGCTGATCGCGAAGGCTCCGAGCCCCTCGGAGAAGATCACGCGCTGGCCGGGCACCACGGCGGCCGGGGCGCTCGCGGAGGTCCTGGCCGGCCTGCCCGAGGACCTCGCGTACTACGTCACGATCGACGTGGACTTCCTCGACCCGAAGGACATGCCGAGCACCGGCACGCCGCTCCCCGGGGGACTGACCCTGGCTCAGTCGGTGCCGCTGCTGGAGGGGCTCTGCTCGCAGCGCCGCATCATCGGCATGGACATGGTGGAGTTCCTGCCCGACAAGGACCCGTTCTCCGCTGCCGTGGCCGCGGAGCTGCTGCTGCGTGCCCTCGACGCCTCGGTAACTCCCCTTCCGCAGGGCTGA
- a CDS encoding MFS transporter: protein MAGLSALRGGIERQLINRDYARLWYGQAVSTLGDFVFDTTLVLWVATDLARGRSWAPAAVSGVMLAVGTAVLVVGPLAGVFVDRWDRKRVLLRTEVVRALLTGSLAAVSFLPASALPTGVWLALIYAVVFGVNAAGQFFSPARFAVLGQVVSGDADRTRAAGIGQATTASASIIGPPLAAPLLFAAGLQWALVLNALSYVFSWWAIRSVRVAEQQHDGQSAAGAGRLRQEFVAGLRFFVGNRFLVALLGIAVIAQCGTGAINSLNIFFVTGNLHTDSRLYGFVSTAFGVGAIAGSLLAGRVVRRLGARTTTWAALLLTGALVLAYARQTGFVGGVVLLTAFSLPVAMLNTAMTPLLLDATPTEYLGRMMAVFNPVNQLASMLSVVVAGWLASSALRDFHGHLAGVGIGPIDTVFSAAGLCIVMAGLYAAISLPRKREPEPAAAPAPQPAAAH from the coding sequence ATGGCGGGCCTGTCCGCCCTGCGCGGCGGGATCGAACGGCAGCTGATCAACCGGGACTACGCCAGGCTCTGGTACGGCCAGGCGGTCTCCACGCTCGGGGACTTCGTCTTCGACACCACGCTCGTCCTCTGGGTGGCGACGGACCTGGCCCGTGGACGCTCGTGGGCTCCGGCCGCGGTCAGCGGCGTGATGCTCGCGGTCGGCACCGCGGTGCTCGTCGTCGGCCCGTTGGCCGGGGTCTTCGTGGACCGCTGGGACCGGAAACGGGTGCTGCTGCGCACCGAGGTGGTGCGGGCGCTCCTGACCGGGTCGCTGGCGGCGGTGTCGTTCCTGCCCGCCTCCGCGCTGCCGACCGGGGTCTGGCTGGCGCTGATCTACGCGGTGGTCTTCGGGGTCAACGCGGCGGGGCAGTTCTTCTCGCCGGCCCGGTTCGCGGTGCTGGGCCAGGTCGTCTCCGGGGACGCGGACCGCACCCGTGCGGCCGGCATCGGTCAGGCGACCACCGCGAGTGCCTCGATCATCGGACCGCCGCTCGCCGCGCCGCTGCTGTTCGCGGCCGGGCTGCAGTGGGCCCTGGTGCTCAACGCGCTGTCGTACGTGTTCTCCTGGTGGGCGATCCGCTCGGTGCGTGTCGCGGAGCAGCAGCACGACGGGCAGTCCGCCGCGGGCGCAGGCCGCCTCCGTCAGGAGTTCGTCGCCGGGCTGCGGTTCTTCGTCGGCAACCGTTTCCTGGTGGCGCTGCTCGGCATCGCGGTGATCGCCCAGTGCGGCACCGGGGCGATCAACTCGCTGAACATCTTCTTCGTCACCGGCAACCTGCACACCGACTCCCGGCTCTACGGTTTCGTGTCCACGGCCTTCGGCGTCGGGGCGATCGCCGGATCGCTGCTCGCGGGGCGGGTCGTGCGACGGCTCGGCGCGCGGACCACGACGTGGGCGGCGCTGCTGCTCACCGGTGCGCTGGTGCTCGCCTACGCGCGGCAGACCGGTTTCGTCGGCGGCGTGGTGCTGCTGACGGCCTTCTCCCTGCCCGTGGCGATGCTCAACACGGCGATGACGCCGCTGCTGCTGGACGCCACGCCGACGGAGTACCTGGGCCGGATGATGGCCGTGTTCAACCCGGTGAACCAACTCGCCTCGATGCTCTCGGTCGTGGTCGCCGGCTGGCTCGCGAGCTCCGCGCTGCGCGACTTCCACGGCCACCTGGCCGGGGTCGGCATCGGTCCGATCGACACGGTGTTCTCCGCCGCCGGACTCTGCATCGTCATGGCCGGGCTGTACGCGGCGATCTCGCTGCCCCGCAAGCGGGAACCCGAGCCGGCCGCGGCCCCCGCACCCCAGCCCGCCGCCGCGCACTGA
- a CDS encoding GAF domain-containing protein, whose amino-acid sequence MWDSECEITGRQLLQCVVEVAQAAFHAQAASVFLIDEDSGDLVFEAVSGQGEEHLVGTRFPAGTGIAGWVVSCGQALITDDLDTSAQFSKPAAEATGYVPKTLAAAPLFRAGECIGVLEVLDRGDQHDELGTLDLLGLLASQAALGLELLQRVRRQSALRSAARDEGHTVGVGAGADEPAAVLDRITAGMPHLSERETWLVGQMLQLAGGLSEAATRSRGI is encoded by the coding sequence ATGTGGGACAGTGAGTGTGAGATCACCGGTCGTCAGCTCCTGCAGTGCGTGGTCGAGGTGGCGCAGGCCGCCTTCCACGCGCAGGCGGCCTCGGTGTTCCTGATCGACGAGGACAGCGGCGACCTGGTCTTCGAGGCCGTCTCCGGCCAGGGCGAGGAGCACCTGGTCGGGACCCGCTTCCCGGCGGGCACCGGCATCGCCGGCTGGGTCGTCTCCTGCGGTCAGGCCCTCATCACCGACGACCTCGACACCTCCGCGCAGTTCTCCAAGCCGGCCGCCGAGGCCACCGGCTACGTGCCGAAGACCCTCGCCGCCGCGCCGCTCTTCCGTGCCGGGGAGTGCATCGGCGTGCTGGAGGTGCTCGACCGCGGCGACCAGCACGACGAGCTGGGCACCCTCGACCTGCTGGGCCTGCTGGCCAGCCAGGCCGCGCTCGGCCTGGAACTGCTGCAGCGGGTGCGGCGGCAGAGCGCGCTCCGCTCGGCGGCACGCGATGAGGGCCACACCGTCGGCGTCGGCGCGGGCGCGGACGAGCCGGCCGCGGTGCTGGACCGGATCACGGCCGGGATGCCCCACCTCAGCGAGCGTGAGACCTGGCTGGTGGGCCAGATGCTGCAGTTGGCCGGCGGGCTCAGCGAGGCGGCGACCCGCTCGCGGGGGATCTGA
- a CDS encoding S8 family serine peptidase: protein MTTDAPPWQRPQQKKFPGIPAWGMPTSSTPLEDFDISLMQDVTPEWAWGGSDGSGVRVCVVDTGVDADHPRVGGLERSASVVADENDEVHVEEGDFGDLAGHGTACAGVIRSIAPGASLSSVRVLTRGKYGSGKALMAGLEWAIDQGFEVINLSLATTSPALEPQLRELADRAYFKRSALVVSAHNMPVHSFPWTFSSVISVASHNEPDSSLYYYNAAPPVDFYARGVKVSVPWVGGTEKISTGNSFAAPHLAGVCARVLGKHPWLTPFQLKTVLYLAAKNVAGMSESKRADQERREEPHVVHVGQ from the coding sequence GTGACAACGGATGCGCCACCGTGGCAGCGTCCCCAGCAGAAGAAGTTCCCCGGCATCCCCGCCTGGGGAATGCCCACGTCCAGCACTCCGCTGGAGGACTTCGACATCAGCCTGATGCAGGATGTCACCCCTGAGTGGGCCTGGGGCGGTTCGGACGGCAGTGGGGTTCGGGTCTGCGTCGTGGACACCGGCGTCGACGCCGACCATCCCAGGGTCGGCGGCCTGGAGCGCTCGGCCTCCGTCGTCGCCGACGAGAACGACGAGGTCCACGTGGAGGAGGGGGACTTCGGCGATCTGGCCGGTCATGGCACGGCCTGCGCCGGGGTCATCCGCTCGATCGCACCCGGGGCCTCGCTCTCCTCGGTGCGGGTGCTGACCCGCGGCAAGTACGGGAGCGGGAAGGCCCTGATGGCCGGGCTCGAATGGGCCATCGACCAGGGGTTCGAGGTGATCAACCTCAGTCTGGCCACGACGTCCCCCGCGCTCGAACCGCAGCTGCGCGAACTGGCCGACCGGGCCTACTTCAAGCGCAGCGCGCTGGTGGTCTCCGCGCACAACATGCCGGTGCACAGCTTCCCGTGGACCTTCTCCTCGGTGATCTCGGTCGCCAGCCACAACGAGCCCGACTCGTCGCTCTACTACTACAACGCCGCCCCGCCGGTGGACTTCTACGCCCGCGGGGTCAAGGTCAGCGTCCCCTGGGTGGGCGGGACCGAGAAGATCAGCACGGGCAACAGCTTCGCCGCGCCCCACCTGGCCGGAGTCTGCGCGCGCGTGCTGGGCAAGCATCCGTGGCTGACCCCGTTCCAGCTGAAGACAGTGCTGTACCTGGCGGCGAAGAACGTGGCGGGGATGTCCGAGAGCAAGCGTGCCGATCAAGAGCGTAGGGAGGAGCCTCATGTCGTCCATGTGGGACAGTGA
- a CDS encoding adenylate/guanylate cyclase domain-containing protein, which yields MFEPDGAAAERRCGTCGTVPDATSRFCAMCGASLSAGGQVAELRRHVVVLFADLEGFTAISEGLDPEVLRAVMDRYFRLCSQVIWNHGGTTEKFIGDAVMAVFGIPVAREDDALRAARAGLEIITELGALNAELGRDYGIGLKIRIGVHAGPVSASYDTFGDFRIVGDTVNTASRLQSAAQAGELLLGESTAQVVRPHMALEEVPPLRVKGKEAPLRAWRVLSASPDAAAVGRTVRLIGRDFELTQLEHTYRRTILRERGCLVTLLGPPGIGKSRLATEFEGTIGGAAPTVLRGHARSYGKGVTYRPVAEMLESAAAGWAAFQLRGETDPEIRRAVGYLSTVLRTPARGAADEGAHGAEVRDIAWALRVFFGSLAERGPLLLVWEDLHWAEPTLLDVVEYLCDELSDFPVMHLCVARPELLESRTSWSGGQAGTMVLELLPLTEQETAELVLELAADGEVAAQDLDDVCRRVAESCEGNPLFAELMLDVVGEAPDNPTPATIQAMLAARLDRLPTDERLVLEMAAVAGREFTAGAARSLLDADERSDTDLGAVLDRLRRGRLVIGRGASEPYRFAQALVRDTAYELTAKRHRLRWHLVLAAGIERRRLPEHDGHLAEPADLDDLGYHLEAAWGLARELHPNGAATRDVADRAAAVLTAQAAVAMDRKDLPAAVSLLERAHEILPSDAPGHLELVLRLSDGRLALQDREGALGAVAADPGGADDVRQRRLGLEIQRHLLELGFGARTPAEILAAEAELERDLLALGAGDLLWCRFHQLRANRHLMQERIGAAEESLRCAERAAAGLPDDYELDRVRRTVGELALWGPTPVSEGLERCRQLADAVGDSRVSLVPILAATAGLLGLAGRQDEAWQAWGRANEYAQDLRLRSADIGLAHVAGVIASMGGDHRTAFDHFDRVRGVLEAAGQAEGALLLEAYAACASVALGEPVPRRFADMSEAEVEAVGDPRTGPLAAVLRARAELTGVGAGAGTPDLDLARSLCERARSLLLTRMEDPYFQGTVLEDVAELLDAVGARQPALEAAAEALDRHRSKGAVTGVERAERLLVRLGAETAS from the coding sequence GTGTTCGAGCCTGACGGAGCCGCCGCCGAGCGGCGCTGCGGCACCTGCGGGACGGTGCCGGACGCGACCAGTCGCTTCTGCGCGATGTGCGGCGCCTCGCTCTCCGCCGGCGGTCAGGTCGCGGAGCTGCGACGTCACGTCGTGGTGCTCTTCGCCGATCTGGAGGGCTTCACCGCGATCAGCGAGGGACTCGATCCCGAGGTGCTCCGCGCGGTGATGGACCGCTACTTCCGGCTGTGCTCGCAGGTGATCTGGAACCACGGCGGGACCACGGAGAAGTTCATCGGCGACGCGGTGATGGCCGTCTTCGGCATTCCCGTGGCCAGGGAGGACGACGCGCTGCGGGCCGCCCGCGCCGGTCTGGAGATCATCACCGAACTCGGCGCGCTCAACGCCGAACTCGGTCGCGACTACGGGATCGGCCTGAAGATCAGGATCGGCGTGCACGCCGGTCCGGTCTCCGCCTCCTACGACACCTTCGGCGACTTCAGGATCGTCGGCGACACCGTCAACACCGCCAGCAGGCTCCAGTCCGCCGCCCAGGCGGGGGAGTTGTTGCTCGGCGAGTCGACGGCCCAGGTGGTGCGGCCGCACATGGCGCTGGAGGAGGTGCCGCCGCTGCGGGTCAAGGGTAAGGAGGCTCCCCTGCGCGCCTGGCGGGTGCTCTCCGCGAGCCCGGACGCGGCCGCGGTCGGCCGCACCGTCAGACTCATCGGCCGGGACTTCGAGCTGACGCAGCTGGAGCACACCTACCGGCGCACGATCCTGCGGGAACGGGGGTGCCTGGTGACGCTGCTGGGCCCGCCCGGCATCGGCAAGAGCAGACTGGCCACGGAGTTCGAGGGGACGATCGGCGGTGCGGCGCCCACGGTGCTGCGCGGCCACGCGCGTTCCTACGGGAAGGGCGTCACCTACCGGCCGGTGGCCGAGATGCTGGAGTCCGCGGCCGCGGGCTGGGCCGCGTTCCAGCTCAGGGGCGAGACGGATCCGGAGATCCGGCGTGCGGTCGGCTACCTGTCCACGGTGCTGCGGACTCCGGCCCGCGGCGCGGCCGACGAGGGCGCGCACGGCGCCGAGGTGCGGGACATCGCCTGGGCGCTCCGCGTCTTCTTCGGGTCGCTGGCCGAGCGCGGCCCGTTGCTGCTGGTCTGGGAGGACCTGCACTGGGCCGAGCCCACCCTGCTCGACGTGGTCGAGTACCTGTGCGACGAGCTGTCGGACTTCCCGGTCATGCACCTGTGCGTGGCCCGCCCCGAGCTGTTGGAGAGCAGGACCTCGTGGTCGGGTGGCCAGGCCGGCACGATGGTCCTCGAGCTGCTGCCGCTCACCGAGCAGGAGACCGCCGAACTGGTCCTCGAACTGGCCGCGGACGGCGAGGTGGCCGCGCAGGACCTGGACGACGTCTGCCGTCGTGTGGCCGAGTCCTGCGAGGGCAATCCGCTCTTCGCCGAGCTGATGCTGGACGTCGTCGGCGAGGCCCCCGACAACCCCACCCCCGCGACGATCCAGGCGATGCTCGCAGCCCGCCTCGACCGGCTGCCCACGGACGAGCGGCTGGTCCTGGAGATGGCTGCGGTGGCCGGCCGGGAGTTCACGGCGGGGGCGGCCAGGTCGCTGCTCGACGCGGACGAGAGGTCCGACACCGACCTCGGCGCGGTCCTGGACCGGTTGCGCCGCGGGCGCCTGGTCATCGGGCGCGGCGCGAGCGAGCCCTACCGCTTCGCGCAGGCCCTGGTCAGGGACACGGCCTACGAACTCACGGCCAAACGCCACCGGCTGCGCTGGCACCTGGTGCTGGCCGCTGGCATCGAGCGCCGCCGCCTTCCGGAGCACGACGGGCACCTGGCGGAGCCGGCCGACCTCGACGACCTCGGTTACCACCTGGAGGCGGCCTGGGGGCTGGCCCGTGAGCTGCACCCCAACGGCGCGGCGACCAGGGACGTGGCCGACCGGGCCGCGGCGGTGCTGACGGCGCAGGCCGCGGTGGCCATGGACCGCAAGGATCTGCCCGCCGCCGTGAGCCTGCTCGAACGAGCCCACGAGATCCTGCCGAGCGATGCTCCCGGCCATCTGGAGCTGGTACTGCGGCTGTCCGACGGCCGGCTCGCGCTGCAGGACCGCGAGGGCGCCCTCGGAGCCGTGGCGGCGGACCCCGGCGGGGCCGACGACGTGCGCCAGCGTCGGCTCGGCCTGGAGATCCAGCGGCACCTGCTGGAGCTCGGCTTCGGCGCGCGGACCCCCGCGGAGATCCTGGCGGCCGAGGCCGAACTGGAGCGGGATCTCCTCGCCCTGGGTGCCGGCGACCTCCTCTGGTGCCGCTTCCACCAGCTGCGGGCGAACCGGCACCTGATGCAGGAACGGATCGGCGCGGCCGAGGAGAGCCTGCGGTGCGCCGAGCGGGCGGCGGCCGGGCTGCCGGACGACTACGAGCTGGACCGGGTCCGCCGCACCGTCGGCGAGCTGGCCCTGTGGGGCCCGACGCCGGTGTCCGAGGGCCTGGAGCGCTGCCGTCAGCTGGCGGACGCGGTCGGCGACAGCCGGGTGTCGCTGGTGCCGATCCTGGCCGCGACCGCCGGGCTGCTCGGCCTGGCCGGGCGCCAGGACGAGGCGTGGCAGGCGTGGGGCAGGGCCAACGAGTACGCCCAGGACCTGCGGCTGCGCAGCGCGGACATCGGCCTGGCCCATGTCGCCGGGGTCATCGCCTCCATGGGGGGCGACCACCGGACCGCGTTCGACCACTTCGACCGGGTGCGCGGCGTGCTGGAGGCAGCCGGACAGGCCGAGGGCGCGCTGCTGCTGGAGGCCTACGCGGCCTGCGCGTCGGTGGCGTTGGGGGAGCCGGTGCCACGGCGCTTCGCCGACATGTCCGAGGCGGAGGTCGAGGCGGTCGGTGACCCCAGGACCGGTCCGCTCGCGGCGGTCCTCCGTGCCCGCGCGGAACTCACCGGCGTCGGAGCCGGTGCCGGGACCCCGGACCTCGACCTGGCCCGGTCCCTGTGCGAGCGCGCGCGGAGCCTGCTGCTGACACGGATGGAGGACCCGTACTTCCAGGGCACCGTCCTGGAGGACGTCGCCGAACTGCTCGACGCGGTCGGCGCGCGGCAGCCCGCCCTGGAGGCGGCCGCCGAGGCGCTGGACCGACACCGGTCCAAGGGCGCGGTCACCGGCGTCGAACGGGCGGAGCGACTGCTCGTCAGGCTCGGCGCGGAGACGGCGTCGTGA